The DNA window AATGGGCGATAAAAATGCCCTATTAAAAAGCTTTGAAGTAATGTTGGCTAAAAGGCAAGAATTTGCCAAAAATACGCAAGTGATTTATGAAAAATTTGGAGAAGAAGTAGTTTTAAAAAAGTGGAGAGAGCTTATTGCTCTAACGCTTAATAAAAAGAACTAAAGAACCAAAGAGAATCAAAAACCCTCCAAAATATTGCAACAAGCTAAGATTTTCTCCCAAAAGCCACAAAGAAAGCAAAACCCCCACAAGAGGCTCTATCATACCTAAAATCGCTGTTTTAGTTACATTAATTCTTGGCATTCCAAGGAAATATGCTATCATAGGGAAAAGCGTGGAGACAAAGGTAAGTCCAAGAAGAGCAAAGATTCCAATGGGGTTAAAGCTGTTGAATTGTGGTGGATTTGGAATCATAAAACCAAGAATCATCAAGGCGGCAAAGAGACAAATATAAAAACTGCAAACAACAGAGGAAAGATTGCTGGTATAGGATTTGCTAAAAACAACATAGAGTCCATAAAATAATGCACCAATAAGCGATAAAATCACACCATAAACGCTAAGCTGGAGATCTTTTGGAGGCTGAAGTATGATTGCTAATCCTGCAAAACACAAAAAGAGTGAAAAGAGTGTTTTAGTTTGTAG is part of the Helicobacter colisuis genome and encodes:
- a CDS encoding DMT family transporter, encoding MQKLSNEQIGILWIVGASIAYGIMPVWSVVSQNNGISTDFILFFRFLCSAFLLFLWALYKRISLKLTKLQYLQFFFLGGILYIIQSFAYLDSLRYIPASLSVLIYHIYPIIVALIALIFLRQKLQTKTLFSLFLCFAGLAIILQPPKDLQLSVYGVILSLIGALFYGLYVVFSKSYTSNLSSVVCSFYICLFAALMILGFMIPNPPQFNSFNPIGIFALLGLTFVSTLFPMIAYFLGMPRINVTKTAILGMIEPLVGVLLSLWLLGENLSLLQYFGGFLILFGSLVLFIKR